A region of the Fusobacteria bacterium ZRK30 genome:
GGGGACGAACTTCACCTGTATTGTTTCCTATTGTAGGGGGATTAAAAGATGGGAGATATAGTTACCATGGAACAACCTATGAGATGGGACAGCATGGATTTGCAAGGGACAATAAATTTAAGGTTATTTCCCACGGGGAAACTAAGATAGTTTTTTTATTTGAGTCAAATGAGGAAACATTACAAAATTATCCATTTGAGTTTAAATTTTATATGGAGTACAGTCTGGAAAATGGGTGTCTATCCATTGAATATAAGGTGGAAAATTTATCTTCTGAAGAGATGTATTTTTCAATAGGAGCACATCCTGCCTTTAGTACTCCTGTAGATCAGGATATTCAAATTTCAGATTATTATCTGGAATTTGAAAAAAATGAAACAGCTTCAATACTTCCTTTAGAGGGGAGAAATATATCTAGAAATACCATGAAATTTTTAGAAGACAGTAAAAAAATAGAGTTAAGCAAAGATCTGTTTAAAAATGATGCCCTTATATTTAAAGGTTTGGATTCTAAAAATGTATCTTTAAAGTGTAAAAAAAATACCAGAGTTGTAA
Encoded here:
- a CDS encoding aldose 1-epimerase family protein encodes the protein MGYKITDGIAEAVIDSHGAELKSLKLLKNNEEFMWNADPEFWGRTSPVLFPIVGGLKDGRYSYHGTTYEMGQHGFARDNKFKVISHGETKIVFLFESNEETLQNYPFEFKFYMEYSLENGCLSIEYKVENLSSEEMYFSIGAHPAFSTPVDQDIQISDYYLEFEKNETASILPLEGRNISRNTMKFLEDSKKIELSKDLFKNDALIFKGLDSKNVSLKCKKNTRVVTMDYSNFEYIAFWNKVGAEFICLEPWNGIADFIDASGRLEEKDGILKLEGQGKYKASLKIKVEGQK